The DNA window CTGAGGTGCAGTAACTTGCTTGTGATAGATATATTGGCACTTCTATTCCTTTATCTTCTATAGACCTAACGAACTTAATAAAATTATCGTAGTAAAGATCGACCCTATCTGGATAATTATCGGATTCGCCTTGGTGAAAAAGAATTGCATCAACCCTGCCAAATCGATTAAAGAGATCTTTATATGTATTAATAAAAAAATCGAAATAATGTCCCTCTTTAAGTTGAGAAATTGACATACCTCCCCAACCTGTATTGGCAAATATGACCTTTGTATATATATTTTGTGTAATTAATTTATTACCAACAAGGCCCCAAACTGAGTCATCAACTCCCGTTGCACCTAGAGAGGGATTTTTATACTCATAAACTTCTCCAAGAAAGAATTGATAAACGTTAGGATAGTAATCAACATTCACTCTTCCGTGATTTGCTGAATTAGATTGCCCATATGTTAAAAAAATACCTGTATTTTCATCAGCATTCAAAGATATCTTTTTAAAGCTACTAACGTTAGAAAATCTTTCGCTATCCCATTCATTAATCGTAGCATAGACAATATCTTCATTATTTGAAGGCCATAATATTGGTAAATTTTGTTTGTTAAAGTTGCCTAAAAAAATGCCTGCAAAAAAAACTACAACTATCGCTAATACAAAACCTAACCTAGACTTACTAATCATTAAGCTATTTAATTAAAGAATTGTCTATTACTTTCCTATTAATATCCTTTAATGAACGACATCCAGTCAATGTCATCGCAACAATCATTTCTTTGTGAATTAAATCAATTACGTGCTCTACCCCTTTTTGCCCCTTAGCAGCAAGTGCATATACCCAACTTCTTCCAAGCAAAACAGACTTTGCTCCCAGTGCAAGCATACGAACAACATCAAGTCCTGAGGTTATACCTCCATCAACCAAGACATCGAGTTTATCTCCAACTGCATCTGCAATCCTAGGTAAAGATTTAGCAGATGAAATGACTCCATCAAGCTGCCTGCCTCCGTGATTAGAAACTATGATTCCATCAACATTCAATTTAGCGGCTTGCAATGCGTCCTCTGGATCAAGAATGCCCTTTAGAACAATTGGGCCATCCCAATTATCTCTTACAAATTCTATATCTTTCCAAGAAACTGCTGGATCAAAATTTGAACTCATCCAGCCCATAAAGTCTTCAAGGCCACTATTCTTTTTTAATACAGGTGCTACATTTCCTAATTTATGCGGCATTCCAAGTAACCCAACATCCAATGCCCAAGATGGTTTCATGATTGCTTGTGAAACTCTTCGTAAATTTCCTGAAAGCCAACTCTCTCCTGCTAAGCCTGAGTGGTAGTCACGATATCGTGAACCAGGGACTGGCATATCAACTGTAAAAATTAGTGCAGAACATTTTGCCTCTCGCGCTTGAGTTAACAAATCAATCATAAATGATCTATCTTTTATCATGTACAACTGAAACCAAAATGGCTTATTTGAAACCTTTGCAACCTCGTCTATGGGACATACGCCTACTGTTGACAATGCAAATGGCACTCCAGAACTTTCTGCTGCTTTTATAGCTTGGCATTCTCCTCTACGTGCATACATGCCCGCCAATCCAACCGGACCAAGTGCCACAGGTAAATTATAGTTAGAGCCAAATAATTCTACTTTTGTATCTATATCTGGAGAACCACTTAAAACTCTCTGCCTTAACGATAGAGCTTGCAAATCAGCTATATTCTGCTTCATTGTCACCTCAGAATATGAGCCGCCAGCTAAATATTCAAATAAAAATTTAGGTAATCGCTTTTTGGCAAGCAATTTGTAATCTCTAACACAGGCTGCTTTCATTTAATTTCCCCGATTGCTTTAAACCACGAAGATACATATAAGTCTAACCCTTCAATGTTGTATGGTTCACATTTTTCAAGCTCTAATATTGGCAATTGAGACCATTGAGTTAGTTG is part of the SAR86 cluster bacterium genome and encodes:
- a CDS encoding sialate O-acetylesterase; protein product: MISKSRLGFVLAIVVVFFAGIFLGNFNKQNLPILWPSNNEDIVYATINEWDSERFSNVSSFKKISLNADENTGIFLTYGQSNSANHGRVNVDYYPNVYQFFLGEVYEYKNPSLGATGVDDSVWGLVGNKLITQNIYTKVIFANTGWGGMSISQLKEGHYFDFFINTYKDLFNRFGRVDAILFHQGESDNYPDRVDLYYDNFIKFVRSIEDKGIEVPIYLSQASYCTSAFPVNKVLTNSQRKLVIDNDIILQGPNTDLLIDTEFRFDQCHFSEKGNEKFANMWVESIKSNISN
- a CDS encoding alpha-hydroxy-acid oxidizing protein, with amino-acid sequence MKAACVRDYKLLAKKRLPKFLFEYLAGGSYSEVTMKQNIADLQALSLRQRVLSGSPDIDTKVELFGSNYNLPVALGPVGLAGMYARRGECQAIKAAESSGVPFALSTVGVCPIDEVAKVSNKPFWFQLYMIKDRSFMIDLLTQAREAKCSALIFTVDMPVPGSRYRDYHSGLAGESWLSGNLRRVSQAIMKPSWALDVGLLGMPHKLGNVAPVLKKNSGLEDFMGWMSSNFDPAVSWKDIEFVRDNWDGPIVLKGILDPEDALQAAKLNVDGIIVSNHGGRQLDGVISSAKSLPRIADAVGDKLDVLVDGGITSGLDVVRMLALGAKSVLLGRSWVYALAAKGQKGVEHVIDLIHKEMIVAMTLTGCRSLKDINRKVIDNSLIK